The Bacteroidota bacterium genome has a window encoding:
- a CDS encoding peroxiredoxin, whose product MEEKNEITMMPRIGDIAPDFTAVTTKGTIKLSDFAKDKWIVMFSHPADFTPVCTTEMSGFAERKSEFDALNAELLGLSIDSIHSHLAWVHNVKEKTGVYFDFPIIADLDMKVSKLYGMLQPNESETAAVRAVFFIDPNKKIRLIMYYPLNVGRNMDEIIRVLVALQTADKYKVALPLNWKKGDKVIVPPPKTLDEMNERMKDTTCERIDFYLCKKDLN is encoded by the coding sequence ATGGAAGAAAAGAATGAAATTACAATGATGCCGCGTATCGGGGACATTGCGCCTGATTTTACGGCTGTTACAACCAAGGGAACCATTAAATTATCGGACTTTGCCAAGGACAAATGGATAGTTATGTTTTCGCATCCTGCCGACTTCACGCCGGTGTGTACAACCGAGATGAGTGGTTTTGCCGAAAGAAAGAGTGAATTTGATGCACTGAACGCAGAATTGTTGGGTCTTAGCATAGACAGCATTCATTCGCATCTGGCCTGGGTTCACAATGTTAAGGAGAAGACCGGTGTTTACTTTGATTTTCCGATTATAGCCGACCTCGACATGAAAGTTTCGAAGTTGTATGGCATGCTTCAGCCCAATGAAAGTGAAACTGCAGCTGTAAGAGCGGTATTTTTTATCGACCCGAACAAGAAGATTCGCCTGATCATGTATTATCCGCTGAACGTTGGAAGGAATATGGACGAGATCATCAGGGTTCTGGTTGCCCTTCAGACAGCCGATAAGTACAAGGTGGCGCTGCCTTTGAACTGGAAAAAGGGTGATAAAGTGATAGTTCCTCCGCCAAAGACCCTTGATGAAATGAATGAGCGGATGAAAGACACTACCTGCGAACGGATAGATTTTTATCTCTGCAAAAAGGATTTGAATTAA